The window AAGCAAAAGACATAAGAAATGACAAAATTATCAAAAGAGATGGGATTTTCTATTAAACTATCTTATCTCTTTGGATTTTGGTAGGTGAAGTGAAGCTTATAACGCCAAGAAATAAAATTTGGTGGGGTTGGTGGGACATATTTTGGAAATGAGTTATACTTCAAATGAGACCATTTTATTTCCACCAAGTATTTCAACAAAAAATAGTTCaaagtttttgagtttcattttgtaGAAGTAAGGGACTCTTGGTGTAACAGGTATAGTTGTCATTGTGATCAAAAAATATCCGAGTTCAAACCGTGAAAACAATAGTTGTCATTGTGATCAAAAAATATCCGAGTTCAAACcgtgaaaataatattttacataaATACAAGATAAAATTGCGTAGTCCGACTCTTCTAAGACGCGGGCATACCAAAAGCTTAGCACCGAACTCCACTTTACTTTTTGCAAATTTAAATAGATGTCAAAAGACAAAAGAAATTACCACATTTAAAAAGGAATGGGGTCTTCACTCTTCTAATAAACTATCTTTATATTTTTTCGTAGGTGAAATAAAGcttaaaacaccaatttaagaaaatatggtAAGGTGGGAGATCAGCTTTAACATCAATAAATTTGGACAAGCAAAAATCAACTGAAAAGGTAAAAGTGTTGCTTTGATTTCTTGAAACAAAAACCATACACCAAAAAGCAAATGGTTCTAACTTACTACAATATCATATCACACCACCAACCATAATCTTATTCAACACATTTTGGTCTTACTTTCAAATAAGACCCATTTCTTTTCCAGCAAAACATGCCACTTCCTCCCAAATATATCACCACCAATATTCAAAATACTAGTATCCTAAACAAAATCAAAGTATTAAATGCAAAACAATCATGCCGCGACAATGCTGTTCTCCTCTGTCGATTTGTTTTCGCTCAGTACCTGTAGTGAGCAGGCTTGTAAGGACCCTCAACTGGAACGCTAATGTAGTCAGCTTGATCCTTCGAAAGTTTGGTAAGCTTGGCTCCGAGCTTTCCGAGATGAAGTGCAGCAACCTTCTCGTCGAGGTGTTTTGGCAAGACATACACTTTCTTCTCATACTTCCCACTGCTCTTTTCATTCCACAACTCGAGTTGGGCAATGACTTGGTTAGTGAACGAGCACGACATCACAAAACTAGGGTGTCCTGTGGCACATCCCAAGTTCATGAGACGACCCTCAGCCAAGACAATGATGCCACTGTTGGTGTCAGGGAAGACCCATCTGTCGGTTTGAGGCTTAATTGTGATCCTCTTGACACCAGGGTAGGTCTCGAGACCAAGCATGTCGATTTCGTTGTCAAAGTGACCAATGTTGCAAACAATGGCATTGTTCTTCATCTTCCTCATGTGGTCAACCATGATAATGTCCTTGTTACCGGTCGTGGTGACAAAGATATCAACATCAGAAACGACATCCTCTAGAGTAAGGACCTGGAGGCCTTCCATGGTAGCCTGGAGAGCACAGATAGGGTCAATCTCGGTCACAATCACACGGGCACCGGCTTGTTTCAAGGCAGCAGCACAACCCTTGCCGACATCTCCATAACCAGCAACAAGGGCAACCTTTCCGGCAATCATAACATCAGTAGCCCTCATGAGACCATCGGGCAGTGAGTGGCGGCATCCGTACAAGTTGTCGAACTGGAAACCAAATGGATCAATACAATTGTCAGTCTATGAGCTAAATAACAGACATAACATTGGTAGAAAGCTAATCAAGATGTACTATTTTATGCATCTCCAACAACTTGAGGACAATATCACACTTGATTCCTCAAACCAATATGGCTAGCGAGCCAAAAGACACAGTAGCTTTTCCAAATGAATTAGACTTCTATTGGTCAAACATGGAGCTATTCTTCAGTAGAGTAAGAGGAAAATTGTACACTTCAAGCATTAAATATTTAAACCCAAAAGATTAATCATTCTTTTCCTCTAAGCAAACAATTGATACAAGAAAGTCGATGAACTTTCttaggaaatgaaataaatatccTTTTTCTTTATGTACCAAGATCAGGCATTTAAGAAACCATCTACTCTCTACTTAACAATAAAGATATAGTGAAATTTGCATCTATCAcataaatatttcaccaaatCGAGTTACAACTTTCTATTCAGTGAAtacaaacacaaaaacaaaatagTCTAATTGGAAAAGATGTCAACTTTTAGCTTTTAAAGTCCAGAAGGCAAATCTATTTCCTCCACTTACCAAAACAATTAAAGATTCATTTATAAGATTCATCAACTAACAATTTACCCTATACTTAAACAATACAAATCAACCAACATTAAGTAAAAAGTATAACTTAATGATCCAAGTAATGATCAACCATTCCTATCAGAtctaaataaaacaaacaatcCATACAACCAATCCACATAGATCTGAAAcacaagaaacaaaataaaatacgAAAACAAGTATATACCTTGCTCTTGGTAACAGAATCATTAACATTAATAGCAGGGAAAAGCAAAGTTCCATTAGCCTGCATCTGATAAAGCCTCTTAACTCCAGTGGTAGTTTCCTCAGAAACACCGACGAGTCTTTCCTTCATCTTGGTATATTTTAAAGGATCAGTCTTCAAACTTTCCTTAATAATAGTAAGTACAAGCTGAAACTCAGCATTATCGGTAGAGTTAGGATCTGGGATTGTCCCATTCTTAGCAAACTCTTCTTCTGCCTTAACACCCTCATGAATCAAGAGTGTAGCATCACCACCATCGTCGACGATCAAGTCGGGCCCACCACCTGGACCCCAGTCAAGTGCCCTCTCAGTACACCACCAATACTCCTGCAAATTCATTAAAATGCATCACCAACTATAActataaaatcacaaaattattttttgtcacAAGTCAAgttaaaaataactgaaatttaCAATCTTATAACAATAAACTCACTAAACTATGTCCACTCAACTTTGAAAGTTGCGATCTAAAACAAGGCATACCTATAAATTATCTTATTAAGCAATTCGAAAAAATTAAAGTTAAGTTATTAGTactaaatatagaaaaatatcTTTCTTTTTACCATCTTTTAACAGAATAAAGTCACTACATCTTATCCACTCAATTTTGAGAGTTGAGATCCAAAACAAGCTCTAGATATTTTTGTAGCTATAAATCGCctttctaaatatagaaagatAATCACTTTTATTGGaacaaaactaaaaacaaaaagtATCACATATATTAAACAAGCTATAATATTTGTTTGGCTATAACCAAATCACATAAGTTTAAAGTTAAACTATTTCCAAATATAGAAAGATCTCACTTTTAGAGAGATTCTAAGGAAAGAATATCACATAAATGTTCACTATACCTGCAGAGTCTCACCCTTCCACGCGAACACGGCGGCGCTGTCACGTGCAATGGCAGCAGCGGCGTGATCTTGAGTGGAGAAGATGTTGCAAGAACACCATCTAACTTCAGCACCCAAAGCAGTAAGGGTTTCAATCAAAACTGCAGTTTGAATGGTCATATGTAAAGATCCAGTAATCTTAGCACCTTTAAATGGCTGTGAAGGGCCAAATTCAGTACGACAAGCCATGAGACCAGGCATTTCAACTTCGGCCAGCTCGATTTCAAGCCGGCCGAAATCGGCCTGAGACATGTCCTTGACCTTGTACTCGCGGCCAGAGGTGGTCTTCTCGACTAATAGAGCCATGGGTAGAGCGAGTATGAGAAATTGGGTGGTTAGAGATgagatttgagaggcttttttctcttcttctaaaGGGGTTTTTAGAGGAGAAGAGCGTTGCAAGGAATTGAGGACGGAGGTGAGTGGTATTAAATAGGTTTGATGGATGAAAATGGACGGTCACGATTTGTTTCAGatctgaaatttttatttttagatctgAAAATTTGATTGGATATATTGGGGTTTGGTAGATCTGGAAATTTGTTAACTAAAAatctaaataaataaaaggatgAGAGATTTGGGAGGTGGGTGGTCATTATTGTTTTATGATCTATTTTACTTGGTTTTATTTTGAGagaatatatagtataatattttcttttcaaacttTAAAGTATTATTTTCATTATTAATCTAATCGCGAAGCTATGTATAAAGAAAGGTTAAGTTGATTACCTTTGCCGAAAATATTATCATCatataagattaaaaaaaaaaaattgtgtaatatatataactttaaattttttctaATGACAAAAACTTTTAGTGCAGCTTATTTTGAATTCCTTGTTAAAATTTCTGGTTCAGCTTCTAATTAATATCACACGCAAATTTTTAAAGTAAGAATTGTTTGAAGTGTTTGTATTTTGTtctcattttattttcatatttggattttactttttcttattgaaaataaaagagtttaccataattaattttatttttcctaaaaGGAAAATATAGATCTCTTCCTTATTTGATAGATCTCTTTCGTGAAAAAAAAGTTGTAACCACTATAAATTGATTATCTCTCCTTCATAGAAAAATAATATAGAAAAGTATCTAGAGACTACAATGTAGTACTTTAGAGAGTTTTGCTTAAAGAGATAATTTATTCTCTCATAagtttttttcctcttttatacTAGTAGATTAATGTAGGTCACTAATTAGTACgtctttttttaataaatatttctaTATCGTCTAATTTATTGTTGCCAAAAGGTTATTTTGTTAACTTCCGTATGACGTCTTGTTATTTTCAATCTCAACATGAAGATCATGACATAGTGATTAACATGACCAAGATAGTCTAGGGGGGGAAGATAATCATGGCAATtactgtcatgccccgaacctagggGACGAGGCCGAcactcggtgcctcacctatccttgcgtactaacttgcgactaagggactctgaacatataatgtcacaacttggccatgggccacattgcaagacaatttgcgaacaCTGACTagacatcaatataaagctaggtcGACAAGatcgtcataactactacagctgaaaaaccaataaaatatacatacaaggcctacaagcccaacatactgcacaaACTAACAGGATattacaagcctctactgatggatatactgtaaTCGGGACaggccccgacctactcataacatatatacacaagatgtatataaagctctagacctggcaactccgaagggcatggagcttaccgatcaagctgaactcccaacacctaatgaggaggtctacccgtctgtctgacTGAAcatgcacgcatgaaatgcagcgcccccacaaaagggacgtcagtacgaaataatgtaccgagtatgtaaggcaatataccgaaagctgaaactaaactgatagtATAATAgctgaaagtaactaggagtcaaaggtAATCTGAAGATtggcttacctgctgatactgactcaactctctcaatatagtaagtaaaatagttgtccggccctataaggctcggtatatataactgctatgccgtagtaggctcgctcataggcgctcaaccacaataggctcggtatataacttaccatctgatcagaggttgcccaatagggacctgcccatcgattatagctcgatggtaataaaaatactataatactctgtgtgtgtgtgaatatatatatatatatatatatatatatatatatatatatatatatatatgctctctcctatcttgactggaagaaggcaatactcaattaaatatgaagtcccgataaggagaatactgtaatttatgagactaggataatgtatataaattcggtagtatgaacttctctttatgcctcgttatcaaacacgtgtaattatgagatcatgccaataTGAAAGAAGGGCTCAGCCTttacatacctgagccgattttGTTGACAATCCCCTTTAACACCCgttgattgcgacaacacgtaacggcgaatcgaagtaggggaaaatccctatgatattcttgagaaagattgcaccgtactcccttaaaattgcaaatcccgttactattacgtagtataacttcgtatgaatttcttggttGGAGATCCGTCACTTTGTAGATTAGATTAAGCGCCTTTTTTTGTGAAGTAACTCATGTTACTAATATTTTATTTTGCTAAAGCAATGTATATTGCTATGGAGATCATTACTTGGAGATGGGAGGAGGTGAGAATctcttatttttgtgaatttttgatCAAAATCTTACATATCTTTTGTTGAATTTAAGAAGCCTTTTATGGCTTAGCTAAGAGGTCCTCTAAAGGTGCCACCTAGCAATTCAATTCAAGAGTCACTAATTGTATAGTGGCTGCCACGTTTTGGTCCTTTTAGGCCTTATCCCATAATCATAATTATTTACTAATCTTCTTGATTATCTTATTAATCTCCTACTGAACGATAATTACTCAATTATACACATAATTAACACACATTATACACCTttctatcatggtcatgtggtaccttgtatgacactagtctataaataccgagtattttagctcgggccgcattctatcccaaaatgtcaaacttcgacgaaattcatttttttcgatttgcCTACCCTCTCATCTTCActaatttactcatcacttgtttgaaatagtataatacttataatcccaaaataatcgcatttccaaacttacgtcgattaacttacgacaaaactttaacatacaaaaatgtgaaatgtaatatctcatttccgagctttcatcaatttacttatggcgtactttcacgtacgaaaaaatggggtgtaacatcattcccccctttggaatattcgtcttcgaatattgactgatgcacttatcattatcatagcCTATAGtccttgcgaatactttagtactccccTTACCATCTTAGgcagttgttctgtgaataaatccaaagtccaaGGTATTCCCACTTGTAGGTCTCTTTCGTACACCACGGCCTATGGTCGagattcttccaatctcgtaactcttgctaccttctgttatgcagcctgtacgactttttccttgtaaatacgcctatgcgactcttctttcctttttcctccagcttttaccCAATCTCTAGacttcactttgtaaacatatacagagcttgataagatgtccctttgggcatctatgGGTATATCGAAGTTCTTTGTTCGGCACTTTGTTGAactcacgaatattgctataccttatttCGTTTATCCATCCGTATAACTTTACTATacctaggtaggtcatactatactataactcttactttgatttatccttactgaggtctgctaccaaactccaggttactttcgttgcttatcccatatgtataaattcaagtcctttaatgctctttcattactgttcatcttaagaatgacagcctaatctcgtctcatactttgtgaattttgtccatccattgttgattcacctcaatattgatctacaatttaccactgataacttgaaacttcttacataatcgctagggctcacgttgcatcgagTAACATTTGAAGTAATTTTCCTGACCCACCtgggggtgatactatacttccatcgTATTTCATGGCattccaatgtgattcaccttacgtgggtattttaatcccttATAATTCATGAAtccttttctttaaatcattactcaatcgaaggctcaaACGTCATCATTTATCTAACACAATTACACCTTTATTCTACTATCAGAgcatcattccatctcttctaaacgCTATTTATGATGAgtaactcctttgagttcattcaggccatactgagctttttataacttagagaaatcatcaactctcttgttttcacgggcttaatcccGATAACTTATCCgtttctcatcaccttctcactcgccctttttTATCCTTACTTTTGTCTtcttaaaaccttgtcgctttaccatactttagcttgcgacctacacatatttatttatatatttcacCATCTTCCTTTAACttacttgcaccatagattttcttatgttattctggaacatcaagcgagacatcacatcgtctcaaactcttctttactcttttagctagacctctcgatatttaaaaaaaaacataggttggaagatatgctactgatgacgccgctatcattcctggatactgaatcccggCACTTCTAGCCGTATATCTGATGTATAGATTATTCATAAACTTTtgcacctgagtatctcgtacgttgttcacctttgccttaaaatctcgcatcatatcttctatctcttttatgacatcccttccacataggtataattcacatccacaacttgaagctcttattataatacttgcacatttggtgcatacacaatctggtgggagctttatactgacttcttataaggctggtactcttcttactggctttatcgtagagccgttatagaatatggctactgcactatctctcttgtacctacaatatttaagagtgatcctgcaatgtttttaatcacgaggtctataaatttatgggtccaataatcagactcttgatttacttggttaatgtaactctttagtttcctcttccctttgatcaacctttatgtaggcttgaGCTATCTTTCGATTTACGGCTCctagtattagttattactttagcctttcatggacgctatggaatatccatgatactatctcctaacaattcaatcatttgtctatgacttgggctcaattctttcttttaacttataccggaatcttctacggctATATGGTTTTCAACATATATACTggatggataatactccaaactcttaagtgtgttcataacgtaatTAACTCTGGATCAGTGATTGAATAATTGCTTTCGTTCCTTCTAAGCttcctttaaacgtaagctattactttttctggtctttctGCCTCCTTGTTGCGTGCCTACTcagcttatcttagttcctacgTATGCCagaattttcgtgcaactcatatgatctcgagtattacttctgattttacttcccgttcattagccacggtaggtggcATCTTCTCATGGAGTcatataatgttgttgtgagact of the Nicotiana tabacum cultivar K326 chromosome 7, ASM71507v2, whole genome shotgun sequence genome contains:
- the LOC142182636 gene encoding adenosylhomocysteinase, which translates into the protein MALLVEKTTSGREYKVKDMSQADFGRLEIELAEVEMPGLMACRTEFGPSQPFKGAKITGSLHMTIQTAVLIETLTALGAEVRWCSCNIFSTQDHAAAAIARDSAAVFAWKGETLQEYWWCTERALDWGPGGGPDLIVDDGGDATLLIHEGVKAEEEFAKNGTIPDPNSTDNAEFQLVLTIIKESLKTDPLKYTKMKERLVGVSEETTTGVKRLYQMQANGTLLFPAINVNDSVTKSKFDNLYGCRHSLPDGLMRATDVMIAGKVALVAGYGDVGKGCAAALKQAGARVIVTEIDPICALQATMEGLQVLTLEDVVSDVDIFVTTTGNKDIIMVDHMRKMKNNAIVCNIGHFDNEIDMLGLETYPGVKRITIKPQTDRWVFPDTNSGIIVLAEGRLMNLGCATGHPSFVMSCSFTNQVIAQLELWNEKSSGKYEKKVYVLPKHLDEKVAALHLGKLGAKLTKLSKDQADYISVPVEGPYKPAHYRY